GGTTCAGCCAGCGCGGCCGAAAGCAGCGCTGCTAATTCCCGCATTACGGCCATACCTGCCGGGGAATTAGGGCCAAAGTCTTCTATGAGGTTTGAGCTAGTGACAGCCCGGAGGAAATTCGCCTGAATTGCGTCAACCACCAACCCCACGGAAGTAGCTGATAAAGGGTATAATGGGCCAGGCTCTAGCTGGCCATTTACCCACTGAGCAAAAGCTAGGTGTTCACCGTCAATAGCAATGCCTATGTAATTGCTAGCGTCGAGGCCATCCTGACGCGCTGCCCTTGGAATGTATTTGGCCAGGCGGTCGTCCATGGCTTCCTTGAACTTAGCACTGTCCGTCCGGCCATAGAAAAGACCTTTATCCTTGAACTCAATAATGAGGTTATTGTAGCTAGAATCGCGGCGGCCACGCTCTAAGTCGAAGGTGATACCCAGCGCCTGTTGTAGGGTAGTAACCCAACCAACGCGCACTTCCTCTTCATTTTGCCAATTAGAACTTTTGTCCCGTAGCTCTACAAAAATCTGTTCATTCGTCATTGTGGGCAGTGAGGTGCGAGGCAAAGTCTGGTGGGTTAAGTTTTCAGTCTATAGGACTAACAAAAGTAGCAAGCTAAATCAGTTAGCGGTGTAACTGCAAGCACTTCCTAGATAGGCTAGGCCGTACCACTACGGTATAGGCAACGCGCCTATTGTATAGCGTATAATCTTGTAAAAAGCGGATTTATAGCCCGATTGCATTGTGATAACTAAACCTAATGTTTAGTTATCACAATGCAATCGGGCTATTTATTGCTAGTTTAGCTGTTAAACTAAACGTTTAACAGAACCCGATGAGCCAGCCGAAGGCAGCAACAAAACCGGAGTTAGGTATAACTCCTGATGCAGGAGCCGCAACAGAACCTGAGTTGAGTTCAACACTTCCCGAAAACGCGGCAACAGAACCGGAGTTAAGTTTAACACCTGTTGAAGCACCCGAAACAAAGCCGGAACAAAACACAACAAAACCCAAAGCGAAAGGCGGAAGGCCCCGCAAGGCCCCAGATACCGGCCTTTGGGCTATTCGGGGGGTAGATTTGGAAACGCGGGCCATTGTAGAGAAAACGGCCCAGCGCGCCGGCAAGACGATGGGCCAGTTTGTCAATGAGGACGTGCGTTCCTTCTGTCAGGGCCAGCTCACGCAGTCGCAATTGCCAGCCAGCCCCCGCGACCTGCAGGTGCAGGTGGAGCAGCTGACCCAATTAGTCGAAGGAATTGCCGCCCGAATGGCTGAGCCCGCCCGCAAGGGATTTTGGCAGCGAGTATTCGGCAAATAGGAGCGAGGCTAACGAGCTTTGGCGGGCTTGTCAAACAGCGGGCCGTTGCTAGCTTTCTTGATACCCAGTATAGTCAGCAGCAGCCCCGAGAGGGAGTGTGATTTAGTGTGCTTGCCGGTTTTCAGGTCGTGCGCGAACTTGTTGCAGGCGGCGACGTGTGCCGGGCTGGCCAGGATTTGCGACACCAGTTCGGGCGTGGTGATGCTCAGCTGCGCGAGTAGTCGGCCAGCGTTCTCAACCTGGTGCGCGGCCACCCCCGGCAGCGATTGAGCCGCAGCCCCCAGGTCGGGCAGCGTGGCCACCACGTCCACGGCTTGCGGCTCGACCAGGAACACCACGTTTTTGAAGGCGCGGCCCTTTTTTTCCAGCGTGTAGCTAATGCTCAGGTCCGTGTGCTCGTTGATTTGCTTGACCGCCACATCCAGCACCTTCGCCTTAAACATGGCGACTTTGGTGTATTCCTCGTTGCCCTTAGCATCGACTAGGCCCAGCATTTTCTTGAAGTCCAGCAGGTCGAATTTCTTGGTTTCGCCCACGTCCTTCCATTGGCTGCAAAGCGTGTAGATGCGTTTGGCGTGCTTGCTGGTGAGCCGCAGCGCCGAGAGCAGCTCGAAGCTGGTGAAGTTGTTTTTGAGGTCGAACAGGTAGGGCCGGATAGATTCAGACAGCTTCACCTCGATACGTCCCTCCCCGGTCATGTATTCGATGTGCTGAAACATCCACAATTGCTTGTAGCTCTTTTCCGTCAGCACCTCAAACATGCGGGAGCCCATTGCTTCCGTGGCTTTGCGCAGGTAGTTGTACGCGTATTTTTTGCCTGTAATCTCGCTTAAGTCCTTTACCACAATCTCATACACGCCGGAGGTATCATCTTTGCGCAGCTTGGATAGTAGGTAGAAAAACAGGTCTAACTGCAATTCACTGTACTCGTAACGAGCCGTTGTAATAGCGTTGTGGTGACGGACTTCCAGCGTCTGCTTCATAGTGTCAAGGGTTGCTGCTTACACATTTATACACCAAAGGTAACTATTGTCAGTAACTGTTTCTTTTACTATTGACCTTTCACGAATCAAAAGTTTCCTTCAGACGAATCAAAGGTTTCCTTTTCACGAATCAAAAGTTCTCTTTCGCGAATCAAAGGTTTCCTTTCGCGAATCAAAGGTTTCCTTTATGCGCTGTTACATTCTTTAAATCAATTAGTTACGTGCTCTACAAATAGAACAAATAGCTCAAATAGCACAAATTGTGTTTCGCGCGAGGGAAAAAAGGCTTTTAAGGTGATGGTAGGGCGAAGCGGCGCAGCCCAAACAAAGACAGCAACGGCACAAGAAGCCGGTAATTTGCGCGCATTTTATAAACTGTATATTATTGGTAATCAATGGTATAACTCGCTATTGTTGAGCTTATTTGTGCGGCCTTGTACCCCTGTTTACCCCCGGTTTTTAGCCCCCTGTTGGGCTTCGCCGTACCGTAGGCCGGAGCTATCCTTTCCCCTATGACGACGATTTTTTACTGGTTGGGCCACCTGGTTGAGGCCCTGATTTACGCGAGTATCGCGCAGCTCGCGGCGCGGCTGCTGCACCGGGCACTGCCCCAGGTATCCCGAGGCTTGTACCGAGCGGTCGGCTTGCGCCAGGCCCCGGACGACTGGCTAACGTCCTTTGTGCGTTTCGTGGGCCTGTTCCTGCTGGCCACCGTACTCGGCGGCGTACTTGGATTGGGCGGGCTCGTAACGTGGGCCCTGTTAGGCTGGCTAGGATACAGCGTTTTTCGCGCCGTTTCCGGCCCGCAGGAGGCCGCGGCGCCCGGCAGCGAGGACAACCCCCTGCACTTCGTGCTGCGCACTACCAGCGGCCCAAACGTGCGACTCGGCAACCCGTTCCGGGGCACCTTCATCGCGGGCGGCGCGGGCAGCGGCAAAAGCAAGTCGATTATTGAGCCCATCCTGCAGCAGGCGGGCGCGCTGGGCCTGACGGGCGTTGTGTATGACTTCAAGTTTCCCACGCTGGCCGAGGAAGTAGCGGGCAGCTACCAGGGGAGCCCCGTCACGCCCTACTTTGTCAACTTCACCGACCTGAGCCGAAGCCACCGGGTAAACCCGCTCGCGCCCGAGCTGCTGGCCACCGCCAGCTTTGCCCGCGAGGCCGCGGCCACCATCCTGACCAACCTCGACGCCAAGGCCGCGCAGCAGCGCAATTTCTGGATTCAGTCGGGCGAGGTGCTGCTGGCCGGCTGCATCTGGTATTTGCGCCGCAACCACCCCCAGCACTGCAGCTTGCCGGCCGCGGTGAGCCTGATACTGGAGAGTGACGCGCCGCAGCTGCTGGCCACCCTGCAGCAGGACGAGGAAGTGCGCGGCCTGATTGCCTCGATTGCTAGCGCCAGCAAGTCCGAAAACACCATTGCGGGCGTGTTCTCGACCATTCAGAATTACCTAGCGGTGCTCAACACGCCGGAGATTTTTTGGGTGATGAGCGGCGACCAGGTTCCGCTTGACCTGAACCGCGCCGAGACGCCGGGCGTCCTGGTGGTGGGCAACGACCCGGCCCTGAGCACGACCTTTTCCCCGCTCATTTCCCTCATCGTGGCCACGGCCATCAAGCGGCTGAACCAGCAGGGCCGCTTGCCGAGCCTGGTGCTCCTCGACGAAGCGCCCACGCTGTTCATTCCCCATTTTGCCCAGTTGCCGGCCACGGCCCGCAGCAACCGAGTGGCCACCGTGTACGCCGTGCAGGACGTGGCCCAGATGGAAGCCCTGACAAGTCGGCAGGAAGCGGAGATGATTCTAGCGAACTTGGGCAACCAGTTTTGGGGCCGCACCACCAACACCAGCACGGCCGAGCGGGTGAGCAAGCTATTCGGCAAAATCGACAAGACGTACTACGCCACCACGACGGGCCGCAGCAAGAGCAGCCCGCTGAACATCTTCAAGCCGAGCACCCACACGACGAGCAGCAGCACGTCGGCCAGCATCCAGCAGCGCGACAAGTTGGAGGCCCAGCAGGTGATGCGTTTCGGGGTGGGCGAGTTCGCGGGCCTGGTGGTGGAAAGCAGCCGCCCGGAGTTCCGCGCCACCTTCCGGGCCGAGCCGAGCAAGGCCGCGAAGATTGCCCCGTTCCAGGAAGCAACGGCCGACCAGGTGGGCCAAAACTTCGCCGCCATCAAGGCCCAGGTGCGCGCCATCGTCGCCGGTCCCGCGCAGGAGGCCGAGGCGTTTGCAATTGCAAAACCGGAGGCCCCGGCCAACCCCCCAGCCGCCAGCCAAGCCGCCACCGACGAGGACCACGGGCCGCTGCATGGGCTGTAAGGCAGGCCCAGGCCGGAGCTAACCAGGTAGCATCTTTGGGGGATTCGGGCAGCGGCTGTTTGCTTACGGGCGACTGACAGAACCTATCCTTTTCGACCAAAACCCAGCCAGGTACGAACCCGCCCGCACCGCCTAAAAAGTACGTTCAGGATAGGCCGTAGGGGTAGCACAGAAAGGCGGCAGTACCAAGTGGGCCGCGGCTTTTCTTCCCTCTTGTTCACTTATCAAACCTCAGAGTTAGGCGGGTGGGGCCTATCCTAACGGCGCGGACGTACCCCTAACGTCGTCGTTC
This region of Hymenobacter sp. APR13 genomic DNA includes:
- a CDS encoding type IV secretory system conjugative DNA transfer family protein; the protein is MTTIFYWLGHLVEALIYASIAQLAARLLHRALPQVSRGLYRAVGLRQAPDDWLTSFVRFVGLFLLATVLGGVLGLGGLVTWALLGWLGYSVFRAVSGPQEAAAPGSEDNPLHFVLRTTSGPNVRLGNPFRGTFIAGGAGSGKSKSIIEPILQQAGALGLTGVVYDFKFPTLAEEVAGSYQGSPVTPYFVNFTDLSRSHRVNPLAPELLATASFAREAAATILTNLDAKAAQQRNFWIQSGEVLLAGCIWYLRRNHPQHCSLPAAVSLILESDAPQLLATLQQDEEVRGLIASIASASKSENTIAGVFSTIQNYLAVLNTPEIFWVMSGDQVPLDLNRAETPGVLVVGNDPALSTTFSPLISLIVATAIKRLNQQGRLPSLVLLDEAPTLFIPHFAQLPATARSNRVATVYAVQDVAQMEALTSRQEAEMILANLGNQFWGRTTNTSTAERVSKLFGKIDKTYYATTTGRSKSSPLNIFKPSTHTTSSSTSASIQQRDKLEAQQVMRFGVGEFAGLVVESSRPEFRATFRAEPSKAAKIAPFQEATADQVGQNFAAIKAQVRAIVAGPAQEAEAFAIAKPEAPANPPAASQAATDEDHGPLHGL
- a CDS encoding replication initiation protein, encoding MKQTLEVRHHNAITTARYEYSELQLDLFFYLLSKLRKDDTSGVYEIVVKDLSEITGKKYAYNYLRKATEAMGSRMFEVLTEKSYKQLWMFQHIEYMTGEGRIEVKLSESIRPYLFDLKNNFTSFELLSALRLTSKHAKRIYTLCSQWKDVGETKKFDLLDFKKMLGLVDAKGNEEYTKVAMFKAKVLDVAVKQINEHTDLSISYTLEKKGRAFKNVVFLVEPQAVDVVATLPDLGAAAQSLPGVAAHQVENAGRLLAQLSITTPELVSQILASPAHVAACNKFAHDLKTGKHTKSHSLSGLLLTILGIKKASNGPLFDKPAKAR